Genomic window (Chondrocystis sp. NIES-4102):
GGGTAATTCCCAACCGCAGAGATTAGCAATTGCTAAGATGATAAAAACCAAGACAGATATTTTTTCCCACTTAGCAGCATTCCACTTTTTATATACCCCTTCCATCCACTCCGATGAAGAAGTAATAGCAATTAAACCAACCGCCGTACCTCCAGCTACCCCCGCAGCAAAACCCCCACCTGGGCTAAGATGTCCCCGAATAGATAGTTCGATACAAATAATAGCGCAAATAGTTGCACCTAAACGAGCTAACATAATTGACGGGCGATCGCTAAAGCTATAAACTTTTGTTGTTGGTGGTTCGTTTGCCAACAGAAATTTAACTCCTAAAATGGCGATCGTAAATACAACTACTTCAAAAATTGTGTCATAAAGTCGGTTACGAAAAATTATACCCGAAACAGCATTAGTAACACCTGTATCCCGCACAATTGAAGCGACAATTGAAGTTTCTTGCCATTCTCCTGTAGGATTAGGAATTAATAACATTTTAATGGATAAAGCAATTCCTGCGATTAGATAAATCCATTTCATTAGTGTTTCTCCTCTTCTTTAGGGACGTTGAAATAAGTTAAAGTAGTTTCAGGACAAGTTAACTCACTTTGCATAATTTCAAATAAACGCTTTACCCTAATTGCTGTATTATATATTTGCTTATTTTCTGTTGTTGTTAATAGTTGCGGGTGACTAGAAATTGCATGAACTTCTTGGGTTTCTAAAGCTTTTTGTAATGCTCTTAAATTGGGATATGATATTAGTTCAAGGCGTAAGTAATGTTTTTTTGCTACTTTTTTTAAACTATTAATTAATTCATCTAAATAATTACTTTGGTGAAGATCTTCTTCTAATATACCCAAGCGCATTACCAGGGAAGAACGAACAGCAATAATATAGAGAGTAACAGCTAACATTGTCCCTACCAAAGCCTCGGTTAAAGCTACATCACTAGCCCCTAAAATTGCGTAAATTAATGCTGCGATCGCGCCCATAATTCCCCTAATTACTAAAGCATAATAAGGATTGGTTTGAGTTACTAACATTAGAGATGATAGGGGTAGCAGGGCAACGATTATATATATGTAATTATCGATCATTGGTTTTTCAATTATTATCTATTGGTTCATCACTAGCGCAATAGGCTAAAACATATCCCAACACCGTATTCCAAATTGCTAAGGTAATAATGGCAAGTAAAAGTAATGACCATTTATCTGGAATTTTAATTAGTAAACCCATAACTATAGCTATTGAACCTAGGGTATCGGCAACGGAAAGGGTATGAAGTTTGAATAAAACAGAACGTTTACCAATTAAGGGCAATGTTCCCCAAAACCAAAAGATAATACCGATAATTATTAGGGAATAACTGAGAAGGTTAATCATGTTTTTATTATTTATTAGTTTAATTCTAATCTCTTAATTAAATGTGCCATTAACATCAA
Coding sequences:
- a CDS encoding Na+/H+ antiporter MnhB subunit-related protein, with product MKWIYLIAGIALSIKMLLIPNPTGEWQETSIVASIVRDTGVTNAVSGIIFRNRLYDTIFEVVVFTIAILGVKFLLANEPPTTKVYSFSDRPSIMLARLGATICAIICIELSIRGHLSPGGGFAAGVAGGTAVGLIAITSSSEWMEGVYKKWNAAKWEKISVLVFIILAIANLCGWELPHGELGTLFSGGMIPILNILVAIKVALGSWAVILLFIRYRGLL